The stretch of DNA ATAATATCACAATGCCAGATAAGGCCTACAGACATGATTATGTGACAATTTGAGACGAATTGAGAGGGAAGTCAGAGATACCCGGTGTGTAAAtgtgaatttgctcagcgagtgaCTCTGGCGATGAGTAATGATGCTAATTACCTATGCCCATGAagccgagctgcaccaatcacatcggtgtatctgatataggtgggccagaggcgagctaaacagatgacgataGCGTTGCAACGTCGATGTCcggaaacattggtcgtagtgttatccaattgcgtcgacgTCTGGAATCAGTCAGGAaacattggtcatagtgttaaccaattgcgtgcagagatattttcaaatgcatgcttggtgccgcccctcgagttgggccattttcattactcgtagCCAGTTTTGGATTGGGTCTGGTCCTCCAGGCTAAGTCAGAGATACACTACTCATAAAAAGTTAGGGATATCTGGCTTTCGAGTGAAATTTAATGTTTCAGTACAGAAACTACTGAAACGTTGAACAGTTGGACATGTGCATTCAAAAGTTTAAAGGGCACATTAAGTTATAGTGGATATAGTTTTTTATAGTGGTGTTTACTGTAAAGTTATAGTTTCAAGCCGAATATTCctgactttttgtgagtagtgtatgtctaatcTCAAACATCTGACTGTCACTGATGCTTTTGATGCAGTCTGCTCTGCCTGAATGGAGAGTCTGTTCACATGGCATGAGACCAGACGCCTGCACCATTGGGCAAGATTTGCAGAGCAGCTAGTTAAACATGCTACAGCCTGGGGAAGGGGgagatttgtttgtgtgtgtgtgtgtgtgtgtgtgtgtgtgtgtgtgtgtgtgtgtgtgtgtgtgtgtgtgtgtgtgtgtgtgtgaggggggtaaTGTATGGTACTATAATCATATCCAGAGTGTGCGATAAAACATGATTATAGCGCCATAGTAAAGAGGGTCTAATGGAGCAGCAGTGGTGCTAACCCAGTCAGCAGATGAGTGCAGAGAGTGTATGTgggtgtttgtgagtgtatgtgtgtgagcgcccagagagaggaacagaggaatATTTTTATATGAATAGAATGTCATTGAATTTGACAGAAAAgatacactactactactacacacacacacacacacacacacacacacatacacggacacTGAACAGAATGGACTCGAAAAGGCCCACTGGGCAGTGATTTACAAACCATAAGTACTAGTAAAGGACTCGGAGGAGACACAGACATCGCTGGCGCCGTGCAGGCTAGACCTAGCTGACAACAGTTGGCAGGTCAAGTGTGCCTGTGCCCGATCATATCTGGGTATTCTGTAACAGTTAAAGAGAAGGAACGGCCGCACAGATTTTAATGCTCTCAAAGAGTTTTatgtttattctttattttagaGCCCCATCGATATGGGATTTTAAAGACCGACACCGATTTCAATATTTGAGGATTTCAGAGACCGATAACTTAAATATATTGGCTAATAttcatttttaacaaacacagTGTTAACCCCCCTCCACCCAATATTTAGCATATTGAAAACTATGATATGATCAAGGTGAGACATACTGTGTTTAAATAAGCCAAACTACTAGCCTAATGAAAGGCTTttatacaataaataaatataatcaGATAAAGATAAAGATAATCAGATCTATGTTCTTTGATAACCTCACACCACTACCACAATAGCTTATAGGTTTTTTCAGTAGGTTTTTGGTGCTCATCTTACATATCAATAATAAGCTGTACATTTACAATGTGtgctagtttgtgtgtgagtgtttgtctgtgtgtatatagtgtgtgtgcctgtgtgtatctgtgtgtgtcagagttgtTATCTTTGACGTTTTTTATTAGTTATTATTCTTATTTAGCCTCTCTGTTTGGTTTTAGTTAGTTTTACAAGTACAAATGAGGGGAGGTGTGCCAGCACTGTTTTGCAGTAGCAGCATAATTCTACATATTGTTCAGGCTACCTTTTAAGAAAGTAGCCAAATGATCAAATTAATGAATATTGATTACCTGTAGATATATATTTAGAAAATACCCGTATTTCTATGTGTTTTGCGGTTGTAATTGTGGTCCCTCAGTTAACACTCTCAAAAAGCCTTCAGTGTCTTGAGCTCTTACTGGAGCTTTATGTAGCTCGGTGCTGAGGCAGTGTCGAGCCACATAGCTTAGGGAGGAGTGTCGGGCAACAATAGGAAGTGCATTGAGAAAAAAGTTTCTGTGTTGCCTCATCAAAGGTGAGAAAAGAGCAGGATACGGGCTACTCTCCAGTGCCCTCGAGTGCCTCTTGCTTAGTGCATTCAGCAGCTTGTTAGGagtatcacagtgtgtgtgtgtgtgtgtgtgtgtgtgtgtgtgtgtgtgtgtgtgtgtgtgtgtgtttgtttgtgtgtgtgaggtgcatTGAACACGGTTGAATGCAGACATTCTCAGTTCACCTCAAACATCTGTTTAGTGTACTGGCCACTCACACTAATTAGCACTAATTAATTTTTCCAGTTTATTTAAACATTATTTGTGTTCTTATGCAGAATGTATCAATTAATATGTAAATGATTTTTCTTTTTAGAATCATGCACTGAAAAAAAGTTTTAGTTTCCTCACTATCATGCTTAAATTACAAAAATGTTTTGGCAACTGCAAGGTAAAGGAACATTTACTTCCAGAGCTGACATCAGATGATTTCACAGGAAGTATGGATTGCAGAGCAACATTCCGCTTTGGAATGTTGTGGAAGAAATAAGGTAAGAAGAATCTGCAGTAGCTCACACCACTCTGTCTGGTTGCTCCTCCATAGATGattacattagattagattcaactgtaTATTATGTCAACTAGGTGTATTTTGTTATCTAAAATACCATGGAAAACAGGACGAGGAAGCACTTACCTATCTTGATCTTCAAAAAACTGCAAAACCTCTAAAGCAAACAATGGCTGTTGTCTTGGTTACACAGTACACTGGAATAACCTGACAGATCAAACATTGGagtcaaagattctatagttaatcaaccgtctctggtggAGTGGTGTTTGATTAGGGTACTTTCCTTGATAACAGCTGCAACAGTGAGTCTAGAACAGATATGATGAGGATCATTAGTGGAGTACAGCATCCACTGCCACATGGGAATATTTCTAAATATGTTCTTGTTGAGTGCTCTTTAAACACCAGTCGACCCTGCTGTGATATAAGGAATCTGCAGTTTCCTGTTATCCTTGTTCACATTTCAAAAGGGAGGTTAGTCAACACAGTCATAAAGATTAGGAAAATATGAACGGTTCTCTTCTCTTCGTTCTTTTAAACGTttattcaacaacaacaacaacaaaaacagaaactcAATCAGTCAACCCAGAGCCAGTCTGTTCTTTTCAGTCAGTTCATCCCCTGAGTTCAAATATAAGCAGACTAAGTGAGCTGTATCCCTTGCCCTCATGTCAACCCTTGTTTGTGCTGTGCCCTGTGTTGTATTATAAACACGTCTGACGCAGGCACTGTTGCCTGATATAGCTGAGCAGATGTAAACGGCGTAAACAGAAGGTTGTGTGCACAGGTGATGAGCACACCTGGGGTCAAGAGCTGTGGAAGCCATAGCCAGAGGCACAGAACCCAGAGGAAATACTTGTGTCAGCGTACATGTTCCACTATAAAATTGTGCTTTGTTACATTGTCTGTCTCATTTACATCATATAACTTGTACTGTAAATAATATCTACATTGTCTTTACATTTCCTTTATTGTATCATCTATTTTGTACATTGTCTATTGTGTGTCTAAAACTTGGTTAGATaagctgttttttgtttttctgtgtttttgtgcattGGACATTAATCCCCTTTTTGAAGGAAAAGAAATAAATGTTTCTGTCTCACCTGTTAGTTTAGGTTTCACACCTCTATTATTTTAGTCAGTTACTGAGTCAGTGTTTACACTTCTGGCTTTGTTGTTGGTTTATGATGGCCACATGATCATCATGATCAAGAgccacacctgtgtgtgttcatggtggTACGGAACCAAACTGTAGTGTAGTAGTGTAGAATATAGCGAGCAGTGGGAATCTTATTGAGATGATCCTCATTTCTTCCACAAATGTAGAGAGCAGCACATATGTCCCAAACACAggtgctggctggctggctggccagATTTTGTTTCTTATCAATAAACATATAAACAATAAATATGTATTAAATACTGTATCTTTTCACAGCATGCTTGATATGTTTAGAACATTTTTAATGTGCATGAAACGGTCCTATTTTTCAATGGCCACAGAGGGCCCTCTAGTGGTCATAATATTGTAATGCTCTTGTAGAAGCCACAAGTTATACCCCTTTCCATTAATTGTTTATTTAAcgtttgtgtgtgggtatgagacGGTAAACGTTTATTAAGCCTCTGGCGACCTacaatccaaaaaaaaaaaaaaaaacggaaatgCTTCCGTCTCATCTGTCAACCTCCATTGTTTTGGATagataaaagtttttttttattccaccaTGTATGGGCGTGGTCAGCTTATCAAGCTCCACACCTCTCTGTCTATAGTGGACCAATGTTACTGGACCAGACTGTAAATGATGCATTGGTGTAGAAAGCAGAGGAGGAATCTGCCAAGTTGCTCTATCTCGCTCTGTCTGTACTGGGCCATAATTCTCACACAGCACATCCACACCCTAAACAGGTGCTGCAGCAAGTTAAGGCCACTTGAGACAACTTTCAATATGAATTATATTCATACAGTATAAAGTAAACAATAACCACATATTCAGAGAATAATAAGTATTTATTAACAGCGTAAAAAAATACAGTAACGGACATGGTTGCAAGTACCTTAACTCCCCTAACTTCTCCAGTATGGTTGTGCCCTCAGGTACTTTACATATGGTACAGTCATATGGCTGACAGTGAACAGTGTATCAGGAGACCTTTGACAGTAGAGGCAGCAGAACTTTCCAGAACTCCTTCACCGGGCACTGGTTGTTAAACTCTGTCTGCAAGTCCTTTAAGGTGGGTCCTCTTTATTATAACTTCATTATGCTCCTGTGAACACTGTTAGTAGAAAGACACACGCTGGCCTTGGTAATATTCAGCACCGAAAGGCAACATGATTATGGTTACAGTCTTTGGGTTCCATAGCTTATAAGCGCTTCTTCTCCATCAACCCTTCTAGGGTCAAACATTAACACTGTACTTCATCAAGAATCCATCCTAGAAAGACCTATTTTAGCTATGACATGTAAAAAAACACAGCAGCTTCTTAGGTCCGGTCATACTTAGCTCCAAGTATGCTCTGTCAGTCTGTCAGTGAATGAAACCGTAAAGATTTGAGAAATTCGTTCCTATCCGGTATTGCTTGGGGTTCCATCTCTTCCATCAGCAACACTTTACCCTTTCTTTATCACCATCcattgttctctctttcttttctttccttttttcatcccTTCCTCAAGTTCCTGCTGTGTCTACAGGTCCTTCCCCTCCCCCTTTGGGCTGGTCTTGCCTGACGCCTGCGCCCCCTTCACAGTTTTGGCTGTTCTAGGGGCTTTGGCGGGTTTCTCTATTTTCTCCCCTTTCTCCTTCTTCCCCACCTCCTTCGACATCTCCACTTCTCCtccctctacacctccctccTCCGTCTTCTCCAGTTTGACCTTGCGGAGCTTGTGCTTGCCCTTGAGCGGGGTGGCGAAGGTCAGCGAGCCCTTGTTGAACTCCAGGGGGAAGATGCCCACATCTCCGTCGAAGCGGTTCTTGGCCACCTGCAGGGAGCGTCGGCCGGGGCAGGTCACCAGCTTCTTCTCCTGCAGGATCAGCACATTATCTGCCTCCTGGCTGGCCTGGGGATGGATGGACAGCAGCACACAAGGGACAAACTTAGTCAGACATTCACCCTTACACAGAAACTGTCCTGTTATGCAAACATCAACATCACAGTCACTTTTATACAAAAATGTACTGCTATGAAAAAATCCCCTTAATAGTGATACGGACTAACAATGTTATACAAATACTAAATTGGCTGTGATGTATTTTCAAGGAACTCACCACAGATGtaaaatagaataaacaaaATAGATGAATGACCTTAGAACCTGTTTATTAGTCTTATTAGTGTTAATGTTATGTATGATATTCTTAAAAACAACAAGAAATGAATACTGGTGATTGAATCTTGCGCTCTCATGACCCGTGTCTACTGTACACAACGCATGACCCTGGTGACCTTGTCTGACCTTGGCAGTGCCGAAGATGGAGGCCGTCTGCAGCTCCTTGtcatcctcctccttcctcgGGTGGATGATGAGGGTCACATGACAGCTGCTGTGGGTGGCAAACTTTCGGAAGGCTCCGATGATGTGGTCCTGCACTGCAAACCTGTTAAAAGGCACCACATCAATtgcttcaattcaattcaattgcgTTTTGGTTTATTTGACAGGCCATCGATGCCTTGGTTTCCTGTATCCTGTGTTATTAATGTAGAAGTAGGTGCAAACGTCCACAGTTTATGTGTGATTCCCTGTATCCTGTGTAGTGAACGTGGAAGTGCTTCTTCTGATGCTAGTATGCTTCCTGTATCCTGTGCTTCAATAGCAGAAGTGCTTTTCCTAATAGATGTTGTAGTGAATGTGGAAGTGTTTGTcctagtgttagtgtgtgtcccTGTATCTTGTGCTGTAAGGGTGAATCTGCATACTTGTCCACGCTGAGGTTCTCCTGGCCCATCATGAACTGCAGGTTGTCGATGACCACGTGACTGATGTCGTACAGGTACACAGCATGCTGCATGGTGTCCAGCACCACTCTGAGGACACACAACAGCAGACAGCCATTTCGTTACACGCAGTCTTATCCAAAACGATTTACAATATACAGCTTTATCACTGTGTCGGTTATGGACAGCAAAAGGCCAAAACCCTTAGGTGCCTTACACCTGTCACTAGTATGTCTCTTTTACAATTTTGCAaatttttgcttttatttgacaGGACAATGGAGGTTTGACAGGAAGTACGACTCGGTGGGTGCATTTTGTCTATCATCAGTGTCTATCATGCTGGATATCCCTGGAAATAGTTCACACAATGTAGCTCAGTGGTCTCCGTCTTCGTCTGATTGGCTGCTCTGGTTGTTAGGACTTACTTCAAGCTCTGCTGTCCATGGAAGGTCATGAAGTAGAGCGGCAGCTCCTCGAAGCGGTCAGCCCAGGCGTCGTACTGCTCCAGGTTGTCCTCCAGTCGCTGCATGGAAAACTGGGTCAGCATGATCTTGGCCAGCCGCACGTTGTTGATCTCGAAGCTGCCCCACAGCGTGTTCACACCATTCATGCACAGGTCCAGGGCATACTCGCTGATGAAGGTGGTCTTACCACTGCCGGTTGGccctgaaaacaaacacacacacacacacacacacacacacacaatctcaaaaCCTTCCTTCTTATAACACATATCTGTTGTTTTTCATTAGTTCTTGCTTTTGTGAGTCTGTACAGTTTCTTAAATTAGATAATGGCACTTGACAAATGAATAAAGTGTCAACGTGGCACTTTTTGAGGTATATACACTTATCATGAAAGTAGCTTTAGTATGCTTTTCAGATTCATTTTGATGATCATGTGAAAGACAGAGAtaaacacatgtactgtatcatTCCAACAGCCACCCAGGATATGCACTATTTATTTCTCTGTtctggaaagaaagaaaaagtttcACCCACAACCTTGCTGACCATATCGCCTATAGACATCAGCATGTTAGTAAGTTTCTATCAGTGGCAATAAGACTATGGATGGTGTTTGTATGTATTTCATGCCTTTTAGGTAGTTAGTTCACTAGGTTCACACTAAAATTGGCATAGTGCTGCTTTAAGAGAAAGTGTAGAAGAGTCAAACGGAACACAGAGGTAACAAAGCATGTGAGCAGCGCActgtatgaaaaaaaaattcaaactTCAAACACCAACAGTCTGGGTTCCAATATGGAGAATGTACAAACAGCCAGCACCCCACATGTTACATACCATGATACAGAATCCATGtttgaaaggtacacctgtgcTGCTGGACTTACCTGTGAAGACTGTGAGCTCGCCCTTGCGATGGCCCTTCAAGATCTTTGTGAGGTCGGGGAAGCGCGTCCACTTGACCCCGGCGACCTGTTCGGTGTTGGACAGCTCGCCGTACACGTCGTCCCTCAGCTGTTTGAAGGAGACAATGGACTTGTGTGCGGCGGGGATGGACGACTTGACGATGCGGCCCAGGTTGCGTCCCTGCGCCAGCGCCTCGGCTGCGCTGGGCTGCTGGTTGCCGGGCCGCACCAGCGAGCAGCGCTTGAGGCCCAGCTTGCGCGAGAAGACCTTGGAGGCCTCCCAGGAGCGCATGTCGCCGCCCAGCCACAGCGTGACACGCCGGAACTGCTCCAGGTAGGGAAGCAGCGCCGGGGGCAGGCAGGACACGCCGCGGGGCAGTGCCAGCGACGGCAGGCCCGTTGCCTGGCTCACCGCCATACTGTCCGCCTCGCGGCCGGTCAGCACCACCTCGGAGTCCTTGCGGCCGACAAGGGGGAGTCCAAACAGGTTGTGGTAGCTCGAGGGCCGCGGCACGGTGGCTTCGGTGTAGACCACCTGCCCGGCAGCGTCGGTTCCTGCCGAGAGGAGCTTGACGCCCCGAAGCCCCGAGTCGCGTCCACCAAACCAGGGGAACACCAGGCTCTTGGTGGGCTTGAAGAAGCGGACGTTGAAGCGCTTCAAGGTGGCGTTAGTCAGCTTCCCCATGCCAAACATTGTCTTGGCCAGCTGCGCGTCCTCTTCATGGAGGTCCGAGAATGGCACGGCGCTCGACCAGATCCTCTGCACCTCCCTcagctccatctccctctcctcctgctcctctagACTGGCGGGGTACCCCAGAAGCACGTTGGGGTTCATCGACGTCTGACCCTCCTTCTGCATCACCTCCAAACAGTCCTGGAGGTCCTCCCAGCTCCCCTCCACCCCAGTCTCCATACACAGGAACTGGCCTGTGGTCTTGTCAATGAAGATGGAGAAGCTGTCTTTGCTTAGTGtgccagagccccctggtggctgctCGCAGAAAATACTAGGGGCATGCAGACAGCTATAGCCGTCATGAAACGGGACGTCTTTGGAACGGAGGTAATGTTTGATGTCCGTCACCGTGACAGGACCGAGTGGGATGTCCAAGGTGGACTTGGTGTCTTTCTTGAAGGTGCGGCACAGATTTAGTGAAACTGACCAGCGCTTGGTGGCGTAGCACAGCCGTGGAACAGCGAAGGCCTGCGTCTGAGAGTGCCATGGAGGCTGCCGGCTTAACGGAAACGTGGTCAGGCATCGTTGAGGGGCGTGTCTGGACGAGCAGCCACCTGCCACCCGCAGGAGACAGGCTGCCCTCCGTAGACACAAGGTCGTCCACATGAGCTGCTATTTCAAGACATCTGAGTGAAGAAAAATAAAGGAAAACATGACAGGAGCACTGTACAAATATTCAATTAACTTACAGTTAAGCCCAGAACTATTCTCCCAACCCATGGGAAATTTTGATTTAATGCTTTCTTATTGGAGTTAACAGACATTGATTTTTTGTTAGTTAGTTTGTGTTTCATCTCGTACTTAAGTAATTTCTAGGCAAAGCAAACCTTCTTGTCAAATAAAAATGCAGTAGAAAATGTGCCATAGGTATGTATGAATAATGTTGGGCTCATCTGCAAATCAATGTTCCTGTGAAACCTGTAGTCAAGAGATCTATTTCAACGGCTAGGAAAGATAATGTTTAGCTATTCCTATTCTTGATTTGTAACATGACTTTGAAAAGTGCACATACAGGAGCCATTGCCTACCTACCTGAActcttacaaaaaataactattAGAATCGTATAGTATTTGGGGACAAAATATTCTAGTAGTCTtatagggtcattccacgtcaattcaaccagggcccacgcacttaggtctcaaaaaattctgaaaaaatgaccaggtgtacctatgttacctaggagacacactgtaaaattactcttatttaagatcaatactttccaagatacagctggttttacagggggagggggtgtcgattttgttcggcctctttttttgtcaaagttcacaagcccacagtgcaagaactaaaccatgtaggaggctcaaattttgcatgctggtacataaataggaatagtatgtagcaaaattgtcacgtttggtctggataatcctgcatggtcatagctgtccctcaaagttgatacaaattttattggagtttttggctgggctctgtttaagccttcagaagacatatttgtactcaacataggctcttgatttattttccttactgagataagtagaaaaactctcacaaaaaacaatgaacagataATAAATcatttcagggtctgaacagcagaccttacaagtctaaaaaatcattttggttctcattttcagagcacctaaacaccttgtgggaatatacaaagattttttaaatatttttttctttattctccatgatcttttctttttaacaccaatttgacttgtcttatgcaaatctttcctTTTCACTATctaccctgaacatgggcaaaatgcaccattgacatcaatatgttttgtatagagctactacaggttactctatacaaccacaggtggcagtgtggtgactgtatataaaacatattgatgtcaatggggcattttgcccatgttcagggtggaaaataaaaaagaaagatttgcataagacaaattggtgttttcaaaaagaagggatcatggagaataaagaaaaacctatttaaaaaatctttgtatattcccacaaggtgtttgggtgctctgaaaatgataaccaaaattatttttcagacttgtgaggtctgctgttcagaccctgaagggatttattttctgttcattgtgtgagagtgtttctacttatctcagtaagaaaaataaatcaagagcctatgttgagtaaaaatatgtcttctgaaggcttaaacagagcccagccaaaaactccaataaaatttctatcaactttgagggatggctatgaccatgcaggattatacagaccaaacgtgacgattttgctacatactatccctatttatgtaccagcatgcacaatttgagcctcctacatggtttagttcttgcgctgtgggcttgtgaacaaaaaaaaagaggccgagcaaaatcgacaccccctccccctataaaactggctgtatcttggaaagtattgatcttacataagagtaattttacagtgtgtctcctgggtaacataagtacacctggtaattttttcagaattttttgagacctaagtgcgtgggccctggttgaactgacgtggaatgaccctataGGAATTAATGCTATAGATATTACAGGAATCTTATAGTACTTTGGGACATACTATAAGACTACAGGAACACTATTGAGAGTAACAATATTGTATTACAGATCATATCATACACAACTATAGAAATATTATAATAGTATCCTGTAGTTCTTTTTCATAagggtcattccatgtgaaaacagccaatatcggggtatcatgtacatgacacctctcagattttgctaAAAAGCGGTGAAtatatgccttatgttaccaaacaaaggaatcttaagtttcaggtcaatatctcaaaccGTTTGCCTgtggcgtccatttgaatttctggtgccacggccctaattgacacattggaatttcacatttcatcttttgccatttttggaagcccataacgtctgttctaatagtggtagaGGGCTGGAAACTGGTATGGTAGTTCATTGTAGCCTGTATGGTAGTTCATTGTAGCCATCACTGAGCATAATACTAAGTTATTTCCACTATTTTCATGCTTTATCATCACTAGATTCTCCCTGATCTACATTCCAGACTTCTGGAAACAATGTCCAAAATAGTGCATTATGAAgaataaaaatcatattatggagcttcatagtcaaaatgtttatttcattaaaagaaagaacaaatatgtaaatgtatctggtataaatcccattaggatcatcaagtgcccacatggtcatttgggggtccaaatatggggttccaaaagagtcacctctgccggagagggtttttggacccccataaaaaccccaccagtggtaccatacccttcaaattcattttggcaagagcaaggttcccacatataacacataatcctgtttagaataaatatgatcattaattGTAGTGCTAGGGCcacccaaaaagtgaaaaatcacacatgccgtcaacattttttaggactttggtgacccacctctcacccaaacagtaaGGAATGTTGATTCTGCCTCCAGAATTGTGTAGTACAGGCTACAATTAACTACCACACCAGAGGGTTTCCAGCCCtctaccactattagaacagacgttatgggcttccaaaaatggcaaaagatgaaaaactccaatgtgtcaattagggccgtggcacccaaaattcaaatggacgccacAGGCAA from Alosa sapidissima isolate fAloSap1 chromosome 24, fAloSap1.pri, whole genome shotgun sequence encodes:
- the twnk gene encoding twinkle protein, mitochondrial, which produces MWTTLCLRRAACLLRVAGGCSSRHAPQRCLTTFPLSRQPPWHSQTQAFAVPRLCYATKRWSVSLNLCRTFKKDTKSTLDIPLGPVTVTDIKHYLRSKDVPFHDGYSCLHAPSIFCEQPPGGSGTLSKDSFSIFIDKTTGQFLCMETGVEGSWEDLQDCLEVMQKEGQTSMNPNVLLGYPASLEEQEEREMELREVQRIWSSAVPFSDLHEEDAQLAKTMFGMGKLTNATLKRFNVRFFKPTKSLVFPWFGGRDSGLRGVKLLSAGTDAAGQVVYTEATVPRPSSYHNLFGLPLVGRKDSEVVLTGREADSMAVSQATGLPSLALPRGVSCLPPALLPYLEQFRRVTLWLGGDMRSWEASKVFSRKLGLKRCSLVRPGNQQPSAAEALAQGRNLGRIVKSSIPAAHKSIVSFKQLRDDVYGELSNTEQVAGVKWTRFPDLTKILKGHRKGELTVFTGPTGSGKTTFISEYALDLCMNGVNTLWGSFEINNVRLAKIMLTQFSMQRLEDNLEQYDAWADRFEELPLYFMTFHGQQSLKVVLDTMQHAVYLYDISHVVIDNLQFMMGQENLSVDKFAVQDHIIGAFRKFATHSSCHVTLIIHPRKEEDDKELQTASIFGTAKASQEADNVLILQEKKLVTCPGRRSLQVAKNRFDGDVGIFPLEFNKGSLTFATPLKGKHKLRKVKLEKTEEGGVEGGEVEMSKEVGKKEKGEKIEKPAKAPRTAKTVKGAQASGKTSPKGEGKDL